A window of the Brassica oleracea var. oleracea cultivar TO1000 chromosome C1, BOL, whole genome shotgun sequence genome harbors these coding sequences:
- the LOC106334190 gene encoding uncharacterized protein LOC106334190 — MVKFPTPWGIRAVKGDQEDSRSCYQNTLKGKTKVLYQLQSKPPAHHTEEPEVEEVDDVPLTEGYQPRHLKIGSKLTEGLTRRLIDFLRSNSDCFALSNADMLGIDPEIIMHKLQIARTMEAYIDDMLVKSLEAEDHISHLQQAFSTLWKYNIKLNPAKCSFRGNLSDIISEHAVSTVLIREEGSKNLPIYYVSKALLDAETWYSHLEKLALAQIVTGRKLRPYFQAHPIVLVTSFPINLVLHKPEVSGRLAKWAVELGEYDVIFRPATTIKSQVLADFVAEFSLVLLPALEQEVRLRSKIKEEGEWILHVDGSSNAQELEWE, encoded by the exons ATGGTGAAATTCCCTACACCCTGGGGCATAAGGGCAGTCAAAGGGGATCAAGAGGATTCCCGCTCTTGCTACCAGAATACTCTAAAGGGAAAGACCAAGGTCTTATATCAATTACAAAGTAAGCCTCCGGCTCATCACACCGAGGAACCGGAGGTAGAGGAAGTGGACGACGTGCCATTAACCGAAGGATATCAGCCCCGACATCTCAAGATCGGCTCTAAGCTGACCGAAGGATTAACGAGGAGATTAATAGACTTCCTCAGGTCTAACTCCGACTGCTTCGCTTTGTCCAACGCAGATATGCTTGGGATCGACCCGGAGATCATCATGCACAAACTGCAG ATAGCGCGAACAATGGAGGCCTACATCGACGACATGCTGGTCAAGTCCCTAGAGGCCGAGGACCACATATCTCATTTGCAGCAAGCCTTCTCCACTCTTTGGAAGTATAACATAAAGCTCAATCCAGCTAAATGCTCATTCAGG GGTAATTTGAGTGATATCATCTCGGAACACGCCGTAAGCACCGTCCTAATACGCGAGGAGGGAAGCAAGAATCTACCAATCTACTACGTAAGTAAGGCTCTCCTAGATGCGGAAACATGGTATAGCCATCTAGAGAAGCTGGCCTTAGCCCAAATAGTCACCGGTCGTAAGCTACGACCCTATTTCCAGGCTCACCCAATCGTGCTCGTCACCTCCTTCCCTATAAATTTGGTTCTCCACAAACCCGAAGTCTCCGGACGCCTAGCTAAATGGGCTGTGGAACTAGGGGAGTACGACGTAATATTTCGACCTGCCACAACTATAAAGTCACAGGTCCTAGCAGACTTCGTGGCCGAATTTTCCCTTGTCTTGCTCCCAGCTTTGGAGCAAGAAGTACGCCTCCGAAGCAAAATTAAGGAAGAGGGAGAATGGATCCTACACGTTGATGGATCCAGCAACGCACAGGAGCTGGAGTGGGAATAG